A window of Metabacillus sp. B2-18 contains these coding sequences:
- a CDS encoding VOC family protein: MIRSEGIHHVSLSVTDLKKAKQFYGSVLGFKEIERPKFDFPGAWYQIGPQQLHLIVDEGSSTLRKVNDLNSREGHFAVRVKDYEETLEHLKEQRVQILEKPKSKSGFAQIFCMDPDFNLIEFNVDQETMNK, from the coding sequence TTGATAAGATCCGAAGGTATTCATCATGTTAGTCTTTCTGTAACAGATTTAAAAAAAGCGAAACAATTTTATGGATCAGTTCTAGGCTTTAAAGAAATAGAGCGACCGAAATTTGACTTTCCAGGTGCATGGTATCAAATTGGGCCTCAGCAACTACATTTAATTGTGGATGAAGGTTCTTCAACACTACGAAAAGTCAATGATTTGAACTCAAGAGAAGGTCACTTTGCTGTTAGAGTAAAAGATTATGAGGAAACTCTTGAACACTTGAAAGAACAAAGAGTTCAAATTTTGGAAAAACCAAAAAGTAAAAGTGGATTTGCGCAAATTTTTTGTATGGACCCTGATTTTAATTTAATTGAATTTAATGTAGATCAAGAAACGATGAATAAGTGA
- a CDS encoding ABC transporter ATP-binding protein: MLRRFYSYYIPHKKLFIIDFSSAIIVALLELAFPLAVQWFIDSLLPSENWSAIVSVSIALLVLYIISTFLQYIVNYWGHMLGINIETDMRKQLFQHVQKQSFKFFDNTKTGNIMSRITNDLMDIGELAHHGPEDLFISIMTFVGAFWIMFTVNVKLALVALIIFPFLGWLMIVSNLKMNKAWKKMYGEIADVNSRVEDSVSGVRVVQSFTNEKFENERFSVNNLKFRKAKLGGYKVMSYSLSGIYMMTRFVTLAVLVVGAWLSYTGQLTYGELVGFVLYVNVLFKPIDKISALMELYPKGMAGFKRFTELLDMDPDVKDVNDAVEVKSLRGDIAFNEVTFGYDQHKRVLNNINLSISTGETVAFVGPSGAGKTTICSLIPRFYDVESGEIKIDGIDIRNMTKHSLRSQIGIVQQDVFLFTGTLRENIAYGKLNATQADIEEAAKRAHLESFIESLPFGYDTQIGERGLKLSGGQKQRIAIARMFLKNPPILILDEATSALDTETELIIQKALTELSKNRTTLVIAHRLATIRNADRIVVVTEDGIAEQGKHDELIEQGGIFANLHRVQFQR, translated from the coding sequence ATGCTAAGGCGGTTTTATTCGTATTATATACCTCATAAGAAATTATTTATTATTGATTTTAGTAGTGCTATTATCGTGGCTCTTTTGGAGTTAGCATTTCCATTAGCTGTTCAGTGGTTTATCGATTCGTTGCTTCCTAGTGAAAACTGGTCGGCAATAGTTTCTGTTAGTATCGCCTTGCTTGTGTTATATATTATTAGCACGTTCTTACAATATATCGTGAACTATTGGGGACATATGCTCGGAATTAATATTGAAACAGATATGAGAAAACAATTGTTTCAACATGTGCAAAAGCAATCATTTAAGTTTTTTGACAATACCAAAACAGGAAATATTATGAGTCGAATTACAAATGACCTCATGGATATTGGTGAGCTAGCGCATCATGGACCGGAAGATTTATTTATTTCCATTATGACCTTTGTAGGGGCCTTTTGGATTATGTTCACCGTAAATGTAAAGCTTGCGTTGGTTGCGTTGATTATTTTCCCGTTTTTAGGATGGCTTATGATTGTAAGTAATTTAAAGATGAATAAGGCCTGGAAGAAAATGTACGGTGAAATTGCTGATGTAAACTCACGAGTAGAAGATAGTGTTTCTGGTGTTCGAGTTGTGCAATCTTTCACAAATGAAAAATTCGAAAATGAACGTTTCTCTGTAAATAATTTAAAATTCCGTAAAGCTAAGCTTGGTGGGTATAAAGTAATGTCCTATAGTTTATCAGGAATTTATATGATGACAAGATTTGTTACATTGGCTGTTCTCGTAGTAGGTGCATGGTTAAGTTACACAGGACAATTAACATATGGTGAGCTTGTTGGATTTGTTTTGTATGTGAATGTCCTGTTTAAACCAATCGATAAAATCAGTGCTTTAATGGAATTGTATCCAAAAGGAATGGCTGGATTTAAACGTTTTACAGAGTTGCTTGACATGGACCCTGATGTAAAGGATGTAAATGACGCAGTTGAAGTAAAATCATTACGAGGGGATATAGCGTTCAATGAGGTCACCTTTGGTTATGATCAACATAAACGCGTATTAAATAATATCAATCTATCCATTTCAACTGGAGAAACCGTTGCATTTGTTGGTCCATCAGGAGCAGGGAAAACCACAATTTGTTCATTAATTCCACGATTTTATGATGTAGAATCTGGAGAAATAAAAATTGATGGCATTGATATACGGAATATGACAAAGCATTCTCTGCGTTCACAGATTGGAATTGTGCAACAAGATGTGTTTTTGTTTACAGGTACCTTAAGAGAAAATATCGCTTATGGAAAACTTAATGCTACTCAAGCGGACATTGAAGAAGCAGCAAAACGTGCACATCTAGAAAGCTTCATCGAATCACTACCGTTTGGCTACGATACTCAAATTGGTGAAAGAGGCTTAAAGTTATCAGGTGGACAAAAACAAAGAATTGCCATTGCAAGAATGTTCTTGAAAAATCCACCTATCTTAATATTGGATGAAGCAACGTCAGCATTAGATACCGAAACAGAGCTTATCATTCAAAAAGCACTAACAGAGCTATCAAAAAACAGAACAACTCTTGTCATTGCTCACCGTCTTGCTACAATTCGAAACGCGGATCGTATTGTTGTTGTAACTGAGGACGGAATAGCGGAACAAGGGAAACATGATGAATTGATTGAACAAGGCGGGATTTTTGCTAATCTTCATCGTGTTCAATTTCAGAGATAA
- a CDS encoding acetate uptake transporter, with translation MNSNNTQQVKITTADPSALGLFGLAMVTLVASSQKLGLTDGVSFILPWAFFLGGLAQLFACVQDAKHNNIFGTTAFGAFGLFWFGVGMSWLIQLGAFGEELAANADPKQLGVAFIGYLIFSVYMTIGAMETHKVLFFIFVFIDFLFIGLSLSTLGVMPEATHMLAAVSELIIALLSFYGSAAVVLNTHFGQVVLPIGKPFGLFKK, from the coding sequence ATGAATAGTAATAATACACAACAAGTTAAAATTACAACAGCAGATCCCTCAGCGTTAGGTTTATTTGGACTGGCAATGGTAACGCTCGTTGCTTCTTCACAAAAGTTAGGGTTAACAGATGGAGTTTCATTTATTTTACCATGGGCATTCTTCTTAGGTGGACTAGCTCAATTATTCGCATGTGTTCAAGATGCTAAACATAACAACATCTTTGGGACAACTGCATTTGGAGCTTTTGGTCTATTTTGGTTCGGTGTTGGAATGTCTTGGTTAATTCAATTAGGAGCATTTGGTGAAGAACTAGCAGCAAATGCTGATCCAAAGCAGTTAGGTGTCGCATTCATCGGTTACCTAATCTTTAGCGTTTATATGACAATAGGTGCAATGGAAACTCATAAGGTATTATTTTTCATTTTTGTTTTCATCGATTTCTTGTTCATCGGCTTATCTTTAAGCACGCTTGGTGTGATGCCTGAGGCAACACATATGCTTGCCGCCGTTTCAGAATTAATCATCGCCTTGCTATCTTTTTACGGATCTGCAGCTGTTGTTTTAAATACACATTTCGGCCAAGTTGTCTTACCGATTGGGAAGCCGTTTGGTTTATTTAAAAAGTAA
- a CDS encoding lactonase family protein yields the protein MAKLIGYVGTYTKGDSKGVYSFTLDTDAGKLSDVKAVAELDNPTYVNLSQDNKNLYAVVKEGNQGGVASYAVDSITGDLTAINQQLLDGASPCHVSVDSQNKQVVTANYHKGTVESFLTNEDGSINSVVSVNEHTGQGPHERQEKPHTHYSGFTPDEKYVVAVDLGIDKIITYKINNGQLEEAHTLLVKAGSGPRHITFHPNGKYAYVMTELSNEVITLSYTSDTGVFTELQYSPAIPEDFTDNSQGSAIHISSDGRFVYAGNRGHDSIAVYSVNQENGELSFIEFTSTEGNWPRDFALDPTEKFIVASNQESSNLVLFARDTESGKLRLLDSQVSVPDPVCVKFLNVK from the coding sequence TTGGCAAAATTAATCGGTTATGTTGGTACATACACAAAAGGTGATAGTAAAGGAGTTTACAGCTTTACCTTAGACACAGATGCAGGAAAACTAAGTGATGTTAAAGCTGTTGCTGAATTGGACAACCCTACATATGTAAATTTAAGCCAAGACAATAAAAATCTTTATGCAGTCGTAAAGGAAGGAAACCAAGGCGGTGTTGCATCCTATGCTGTTGACAGTATAACAGGTGATCTTACAGCCATTAATCAACAGCTGCTTGACGGTGCTTCACCATGTCACGTAAGTGTAGACAGTCAAAACAAACAAGTTGTGACGGCTAACTACCACAAAGGAACAGTAGAATCCTTTTTAACGAATGAAGATGGCTCGATCAATTCTGTTGTTTCGGTTAATGAACATACTGGCCAGGGACCACATGAAAGGCAAGAAAAACCTCATACTCACTATTCAGGCTTCACTCCTGATGAAAAATATGTCGTTGCAGTTGATCTAGGAATTGATAAAATTATCACTTATAAAATTAACAATGGACAGCTGGAAGAAGCTCATACATTACTTGTGAAAGCTGGTAGTGGCCCAAGACATATAACATTCCATCCGAATGGAAAATATGCTTATGTGATGACAGAATTAAGTAATGAAGTGATCACATTAAGCTATACCTCTGACACAGGCGTGTTCACAGAGCTTCAATACAGCCCAGCCATTCCTGAAGATTTCACGGACAATAGTCAAGGCAGTGCGATACACATTTCATCTGACGGCCGTTTTGTTTATGCTGGCAACCGCGGGCATGATAGCATTGCTGTTTATAGTGTAAATCAAGAAAATGGTGAACTCTCATTTATAGAATTTACATCAACAGAAGGAAATTGGCCTCGTGATTTCGCGCTGGACCCTACTGAAAAATTCATTGTAGCATCTAACCAAGAAAGTAGTAACCTTGTATTATTTGCACGAGATACAGAATCAGGGAAACTTCGTTTGCTCGACTCACAAGTATCTGTTCCTGATCCGGTTTGTGTGAAGTTTTTGAATGTAAAATAA
- a CDS encoding ABC transporter substrate-binding protein — translation MNLIEHYVNLRLAYQGYKEEENIETTTGEISQYLSCTMRNTNISMKKMMEFGYLQWKPQKGRGRKSTLLFYLSLQEAAINNVQRLLTEKNFEEAYSYIMSIQFPQLIKEKLLHNMHSHFGLKSITHSTGRRDTLKIPQSMKIHTLDPAFVGIVHEAHIVQHIFDPLVRYDRESKSYTPGIALAWEENDGKEWTFYLRKGVMFHHGRVLQAKDVQYTLERLRTNKEIPYHTLFECVENVTMIDDITIQVTLKKPNYMFLDVMSSFFSSIIPHDVEIDLLKPIGTGPYQVEKNEEHLLVLEAFSQHFQGRPFLDTIEVWHMPNLKEQPYKKEEVVYSAEHETATYQELGSFFFVFNLKKNGFHHNKDFRVAFQQIIDPLNLVEKLGYPRQFPAYSFRLDRSKQIVNHLHNDLQQAKKLLSLSGYEGQMLKVATFNFKEAKEDMEWLKVHCQQIGLNIEVSVIQASEIYEKKVFGLYDVIYTGETFEINEELSLYMMYSSDNSVLRMALDSKTKQQIDEKLNCLISLDDLNKRSAGFQKIEDWLREEAYIVQTYHTIEEQNYHKALKGIEVSGYGMPDLRSLWVKPDTESSSSYSIYIP, via the coding sequence ATGAATCTTATTGAACATTATGTTAATTTGCGATTAGCCTATCAAGGGTACAAGGAAGAAGAAAACATTGAAACAACAACAGGGGAAATATCGCAATATCTTTCTTGTACGATGCGAAATACAAATATCTCGATGAAGAAAATGATGGAGTTTGGTTATCTTCAATGGAAGCCTCAAAAAGGAAGAGGAAGAAAATCAACTTTACTTTTTTATCTTTCATTGCAAGAAGCCGCTATAAATAATGTGCAAAGATTGCTCACTGAAAAAAATTTTGAAGAAGCATACTCATATATTATGAGTATTCAATTCCCACAATTAATAAAAGAAAAACTATTACATAATATGCACAGTCATTTTGGATTAAAGTCTATCACCCATTCCACAGGTCGACGAGATACATTGAAAATTCCTCAGAGTATGAAAATTCATACGTTAGATCCTGCTTTTGTTGGAATTGTTCATGAAGCTCATATCGTTCAGCATATTTTTGATCCACTTGTTCGCTATGATCGAGAGAGTAAATCGTATACTCCGGGAATTGCCCTAGCCTGGGAAGAGAATGATGGAAAAGAATGGACCTTTTATTTACGCAAAGGTGTAATGTTTCACCACGGTCGAGTACTTCAAGCGAAAGATGTTCAATATACACTGGAGAGACTAAGAACGAATAAAGAAATTCCTTATCACACTCTGTTTGAATGTGTGGAAAACGTAACAATGATTGATGATATTACAATACAAGTTACTTTGAAGAAGCCAAATTATATGTTCCTTGATGTTATGAGTAGTTTCTTTTCATCTATCATTCCACATGACGTAGAAATAGATCTTTTAAAACCGATTGGAACAGGGCCATATCAAGTGGAAAAAAATGAAGAACATCTTCTTGTACTAGAGGCATTTTCTCAACACTTTCAAGGGAGGCCTTTCCTAGATACAATCGAAGTTTGGCATATGCCGAATTTAAAAGAACAACCATATAAGAAAGAGGAAGTAGTTTATTCCGCTGAGCATGAAACAGCTACATACCAAGAGCTTGGAAGCTTTTTTTTCGTATTTAATTTGAAAAAAAATGGTTTTCATCATAATAAAGATTTTCGGGTGGCATTTCAACAAATCATTGACCCTTTGAATCTTGTAGAGAAGCTCGGATATCCAAGGCAATTTCCTGCATATAGTTTTAGGTTAGACAGAAGTAAACAAATCGTTAATCATCTGCATAACGACCTACAGCAAGCAAAAAAATTACTGTCTTTAAGTGGTTATGAGGGACAAATGCTTAAAGTGGCAACATTTAATTTTAAAGAAGCAAAAGAAGACATGGAATGGCTGAAAGTTCACTGTCAGCAAATAGGTCTTAACATTGAGGTGTCGGTCATTCAAGCCTCTGAAATTTATGAGAAAAAGGTATTTGGTCTTTACGATGTTATTTATACGGGTGAAACCTTTGAGATAAACGAGGAGCTTAGTCTTTATATGATGTATTCAAGTGATAATAGTGTGCTTAGAATGGCACTAGATTCTAAAACAAAGCAACAGATCGATGAAAAGCTTAATTGTTTAATATCCTTAGATGATTTAAATAAGCGTTCAGCCGGGTTTCAGAAAATTGAAGATTGGTTAAGAGAAGAAGCATATATTGTTCAGACCTATCACACAATTGAAGAACAAAATTATCATAAGGCATTAAAAGGTATTGAAGTTTCAGGATATGGAATGCCGGATTTACGGTCACTATGGGTCAAACCTGATACAGAGAGTTCATCAAGTTATTCAATTTATATTCCGTAG